The Panulirus ornatus isolate Po-2019 chromosome 19, ASM3632096v1, whole genome shotgun sequence genome includes the window tctgtagtttgaacattcacctttttcccctttacctttgtacatggcactatacatgcatttcgctagtcttcaggcacttcaccatgatccatgcatacactaaAAATTCTTACCAACCCATCACAACACAGTctccacctttcttaataaatacaactgtaatatcatccaaaccctccgccttgccagaGTTCAtattccgcaaggctttcactacctcttctctcttaactaaaccattctccctgaacctctcacttcgcacatatccccgaccaaaataccctacatctgccactctgtcatcaaacacattcaaaaaaccttcaaaatacttgctccatcttctcacttcatcattacctgatatcacttcccccttgcccccttcaccgatgttcccatttgttgtcttgacTTACgcgcgttatttacctcctttccaaaacatctttttattctctttaaagcttaatgatactcctcaccccaactctcatttgccttctttttcaacccttgcacctacctcttgacctcctcacaGTAACAATCATAGGCGACGATCCATACCACACTCTATCCTACCCCCAGCCATGTGAATTCCCCCGGTAGATAGTCCTCCAAATACCCTCATCTCCACATAGCTTTTCAGGTGTTGACGTCCCTGTTATCCACTTGTGTCTCAGCTGTGTTTTTCTAGCTAACTCATCCACTTAATTTTCCATATCTTCTTCCATCAGTCGTGCGTACGTACCTGTACCACCGTTTCTTATTTTTCAGTAAATGTAATTCAGTCCATTTGCCTGTATCAACTTAGAACTTTAATATTCATAGTATAGGCGATTGACTATATGAATATCTATTACCTTCAATTCGCATTACAGTCAATCGTCATACGCTTTATCCAGACCTACACTATGTAACCACAGTGTACTAACAGACCAATATATTACTGCCGCATATGAGAGAAGAACAGATCTTATCCTCCATACGACAGATCAAGTATTGAATGGCAGTCATGATGTTTGAGTAGGGAAGCTTTGTATCTTCTGTGAGACATTCGCAATAGAATGAATGACGACACTTTTTCCCTGAGATGGTGTTACCACATGAGACATACCAGAAATTTAATATTTACCAAAATCAAAAGTTAAAccaatatttgcatttattttcATTAATGAAGCATTTCATTTACTCTTTCTGTGGCGTGCATTGAACAACTATATCATAGAGGATTTTTGTTATGGAACTGGTATTCATATGAGAGTAGAGAGTGGTATAAGTGTAAGTATGTAATAACACTACAGCGGtaaagatgtatgtatgtaataacactacataggtatagatgtatgtatgtaataacacaacagtggtatagatgtatgtatgtaataacactacataggtatagatgtatgtatgtaataacactacagtggtatagatgtatgtatgtaataacactacagtggtatagatgtatgtatgcaaTAAAGCTACagtggtatagatgtatgtaataacactacagtggtatagatgtatggatgtattaaaactacagtggtatagatgtatgtatgtaataacactACACTGGTATAGACGTATGGATGTAATAACACTACATTGGTATAGATGTATGGATGTAATAACACTACagtggtatagatgtatgtatgtaataacactacagtggtatagatgtatgtatgtaataacactacataggtatagatgtatgtatgtaataacactacagtggtatagatgtatgtatgtcataACACTACtgtggtatagatgtatgtatgtaataacactacagtggtatagatgtatgtatgtaataacactacaagggtatagatgtatgtatgtcataACACTACtgtggtatagatgtatgtatgtaataacactacagtggtatagatgtatgtatgtaataacactacagtggtatagatgtatgtatgtcataACACTACcgtggtatagatgtatgtatgtaataacactactgtggtatagatgtatgtatgtaataacactacagtggtatagatgtatgtatgtaataacactacagtggtatagatgtatgtatgtcataCAGTGGTATAACACTAAagtggtatagatgtatgtatgtaataacacaacgtgttatagatgtatgtatgtaataacactaaagtggtatagatgtatgtatgaaatAACACTACTGtagtatagatatatgtatgtaataacactacagtggtatagatgtatgtatgtcataACACTACtgtggtatagatgtatgtatgtaataacgCTACtgtggtatagatgtatgtatgtcataACACTACtgtggtatagatgtatgtatgtcataACACTACtgtggtatagatgtatgtatgtaatactacagtggtatagatgtatgtatgtaatcacactacagtggtatagatgtatgtatgtcataacactacagtggtatagatgtatgtatgtaataacacaacgtgttatagatgtatgtatgtaataacactaaagtggtatagatgtatgtatgaaatAACACTACTGtagtatagatatatgtatgtaataacactacagtggtatagatgtatgtatgtcataACACTActgtggtatatatgtatgtatgtaataacactactgtggtatagatgtatgtatgtcataACACTACtgtggtatagatgtatgtaataacactactgtagtatagatgtatgtatgtaataacattaaagtggtatagatgtatgtatgtaataacacaacgtgttatagatgtatgtatgtaataacactaaagtggtatagatgtatgtatgaaatAACACTACTGtagtatagatatatgtatgtaataacacTACAGTGGTACAGATGTATGTATGTCATAACACTACtgtggtatagatgtatgtaatAACACTAGTGtagtatagatgtatgtatgtaataacattacagtggtatagatgtatgtatgcaaTAAAGCTACagtggtatagatgtatgtatgtaataacactACAGAGGTATAGATGTATGTAATAACATTACagtggtatagatgtatgtatgtaataacactACAGTGGtaaagatgtatgtatgtaataacactacagtggtatagatgtatgtatgcaaTAAAGCTACagtggtatagatgtatgtatgtaataacactCCAGAGGTATAGATGTATGTAATAACATTACagtggtatagatgtatgtatgtaataacactACAGTGGTATAGATGTATGGTTGTAATAACACTACAgaggtatagatgtatgtatgtaataacactACGTTTTATAGATGTATGTAATAACATTATagtggtatagatgtatgtatgtaataacactACAGTGGTATAGATGTATGGTTGTAATAACACTACAgaggtatagatgtatgtatgtaataacactacagtggtatagatgtatgtatgtaataacactACGTTTTATAGATGTATGTAATAACATTATagtggtatagatgtatgtatgtaataacactacagaggtatagatgtatgtatgtaataacactACGTGTTTTAGATGTATGTAATAACATTACAGTggcatagatatatgtatgtaataacactacagtggtatagatgtatgtatgtaataacactacattggtatagatgtatgtatgtaataacatTACAGTGgcatagatgtatgtatgtaataacactacagtggtatagatgtatatatgtaataatacTATGTGTTATAGATGTATGTAATAACATTACagtggtatagatgtatgtatgtaataacactacagtggtatagatgtatgtatgtaacaacACAACGTGTTATAGATGTATGTAATAACATTACGGTggcatagatatatgtatgtaataacactacagtggtatagatgtatgtatgtaataacactacagtggtatagatgtatgtatgtaataaccCTACAGaggtgtaaatgtatgtatataataacACTACGTGTTATAGATGTATGTAATAACACTACAgaggtatagatgtatgtatgtaataacactactgtggtatagatgtatgtatgtaataacactACAGAGGTATAGATGTATGTAATAACATTTCagtggtatagatgtatgtatgtaataacatTACGGTTGTTCAGTGTTTTTAAGATTTTTGGACGCCACTCCAAAATTCGCCCTCCTAACACACATTGCTTCCCCAGGTAGATGATACTAATCTGTTACCAGTTGTTGTATGTAGATGATACAGTGCAGTTACCAGTTGTAtgtagatgatacagtgctgttacCAGttgttgtatgtagatgatgcagtACTGTTAACAGTTGTTGTAtgtagatgatacagtgctgttacCAGttgttgtatgtagatgatgcagtACTGTTAACAGTTGTTGTAtgtagatgatacagtgctgttacCAGttgttgtatgtagatgatgcagtACTGTTAACAGTTGTTGTAtgtagatgatacagtgctgttacCAGttgttgtatgtagatgatgcagtACTGTTACCAGTTGTTGTAtgtagatgatacagtgctgttacCAGTTGTTGTAtgtagatgatacagtgctgttacCAGTtgttgtatgtagatgatataGTGCTGTTACCAGttgttgtatgtagatgatgcagcGCTGTTACCAGAtattatatttacacacacaaggATATGCACTCATCCATGGATTTACATATTCTAATCGAAATGCATGTACTTGTGTTTATGATCACTATTCTGTGTTAGGGGAAGACTTTTGCATTTATGTTGTCcgtctcttaacacacacacacacacacacacacacacacacacacacacacacacacacacacacacacacacacacacacacacacacacacacacacacacacacacacacacacacacacacacacacgtttatgcCTATGTGCTCATTCATGCATTTACGTATCTTGGGACAAATATTACGAATGAAGTATATTTTGATCATTCGCAACATTTCCATGTTACCCTACACATTGCAACACCATCAAAAACCCGCACCTGTCAGCACACTCGATCATGCACACAAGAGTACAAGggtgagtgaggcaagacagccTCTGGGTTTGTGGTCGACTAAGTAAAGATGGATCTTTCTGTGGTCACCCAGGACACATGCGTGATTCAGGCAGTAGGAAACCTTCGCGCTGGCAGGATCACTCGAGCAGATAGTTCGATTCCCGAACTTGGTTCCACTCTACTGTCCAGCAAAAACTTGGACGCAGCGATGAATTCCGCGCGGAACGGCAGTCATAAGATGAGAACTTTCCATCTGTGCAAAGATATGACTTGCAACAAATATACGAAAATCTGTGCGTTTGGTAAGTCGGAAGGCATGACCTAATATGGTTTAGACTGTTATTGGGTCACTACAGGAATATCTATATTTAAGTGGGTGGTGCAATAATGTTAACGGGGGCAAATTGCTTCGCTTTGTCGGATCATAATGTAATTTTCCACGGCTAATGCAGACATTTCATGGATAACTCTGGATTTGTACCCTTACCTCTGGAGATGACCATAGTTTGTGCAAGGTAACTTGAAAGGTTTGGAAGGGGTCACTTATATTTAAGCTCTTATACTGTTGCAGAATCAGGTACGTAACAAATAACTTTACAGATCTCATGTTAAAGTTCTCGAGCAAATTCTCAGTTTTCTGTTACAGCCAAATCCAAAGTTACCAGGGCAGTATTAGAACGGTTGgaatgaggagggtggatgggtcgGTTGTGATAATAAGTCTGACGAGCATGATTTTGTTGGGTAggataagattttttttgttctttcctgCAAGGGAAAATACTTTCCATGACAATTGTAGGCTTGAGCACTTGCAAGATCTGTAAGGACTGATACAGGATATGGATGGGATACTCATATATTTACATCGTTCAACAAGTAAGTTCGTAAGATTGCAAAGAAGCTCTCATTAATAGATGTATGTCAGGTAAATGTTTTTCGCTGTGAGGTTCTAGCTCTAGGACAAAACATCATTAAGGATATAAAAAGAATTGCTCTGCTTTTATATGAGGAAACTTGCAGCGTTGTATTTgattgtgtatagatatgtacattgtATAGGTAGAGTGGTATACAAATGCTTTATTTCATAGAGATTGGATTAATAAATGAATTCTCCTTGAAAGAGGATTACTATTGACAAAACAAAAATGCTGGTTGGTGTAGAGTTTAGCAATGCTGACCATTACGCGCTCCCAGGCCGTccggggtcgagcccgcataagttcgaattctggtcacagcagttggtccacaggcaacccagctgttgatCCTCCCCTAGGGACTGCTCATACACGGGACATCTGATTTAGgctctggtgtatatatatatatatatatatatatatatatatatatatatatatatatatatatatatatatatatatatatatatatatatatatatatatatatatatatattatccctggggataggggattaagaatacttcccacgtattccctgcgtgtcgtagaaggcgactaaaaggggagggagcggggggctggaaatcctcccctctcgtttttttttttaattttccaagggaaggaacagagggggccaggtgaggatattccaaaaaaggcccagtcctctgttcttggcgctacctcgctaacgcgggaaatggcgaatggtttgaaagaaagaaagaatatatatatatatatatatatatatatatatatatatatatatatatatatatatatatatatatatatatatatatatatatatatatatatatatatatatatatatattgtcttggacaatcgcatttttacgaaatggcgtcctagcttcgtctcttcgatgtatatcaactgacttatatttctctcttgtgtctcccctaatgatgtgattattacacgaaagtgcacttgggaacttatcgtgtatcattttccccgtcgactcataggaataccttgatcacgcgcaaaattgtgatcctttccaatatatatatatatatatatatatatatatatatatatatatatatatacggagagagagagagagagagagagagagagagagagagagagagagagagagagagagagagagagagagagagagtatatgagaTGTCATTCATTACTGCATTCATTTCCCATCTCGTCTCAGCTACAGTTAGCGTAAAAGAAAACTTTCCTTGTAATTGCACGGGAATCGATCTTAGATTGATTTTCAGCATGTTATCTGCATGGAATAATGCTAAACAAACCAGTCCGCCAACGAAATTTGTCTGTAAAGCACATTTCCCTGACAAACACAACTttggtaaatactttttttttttttgtatttgaaaTCAAGTTTATTACAATGAAATTTCAAGTTCCCGAATTCGTTTAGTCTTACCTCGTATACTACAGCATACATTACACGCGTCATCAACATAAGACTCAAACAGGATTCGTAGCAGCGAACTCGAAGATTTATTCTTCAAGATGTACACGGTGGACACTTTTAACGCGACGTGTGACGAGACGTCAAGTATAAATCCCTGCTGTTCTTCCCGCACACCACAGGGAAAATTACGACCAAATTATGCAATGCCCGTGAGCGGGTGTACAGGTCCTCCTCATAACATAGTGGGAGGTGTGTTACAATTCAAATGATGGTGTGTTACCATTGTTTCACTTATCCTGCTCTTGACCCCATTATTTGCGCCGATTATATTATCATTAGAGAGTgtacgtgtgaacgaatgtggccttgttgtctttattcctggcgctaccccgcctgtggggcggggtagcgccaggaatgcatgaaggcacgctagtatgaatatgtgcatgtgtttgtatgtatgtaatgtctgcatatgtgtatgtatatgtatgtatatgttgatatgtatatgtatttttatgtacatatgtgggcgtatatgtgtatatatatacatatatatatatatatatatatatatatatatatatatatatatatatatatatatatatatatatttctttcatactattcgccatttcccgcattagcgaggttgcgttaagaacaaaggactggacctttgagggaatatcctcaaatggcccccttctctgtcctttcttttggaaaattaaaaaaaaaaacgagaggggaggatttccagccacccgctcccttcccttttagtcgccttctacgacacgcagggaatacgtgggaagtattctttctcccctatccccagggatatatatatatatatatatatatatatatatatatatatatatatatatatatatatatatatatatatatatatatatatatatatatatatatatatatatatatatatatatatatacatacagggaaaaaatgcaattgagtgggagatgtataaaagaaagagacaggaggtcaagagaaaggtgcaagaggtgaaaaaaagggcaaatgagagttggggtgagagagtatcattaaattttagggagaataaaaagatgttctggaaggaggtaaataaagtgcgtaagacaagggagcaaatgggaacttcagtgaagggcgcaaatggggaggtgataacaagtagtggtgatgtgagaaggagatggagtgagtatttcgaaggtttgttgaatgtgtttgatgatagagtggcagatatagggtgttttggtcgaggtggtgtgcaaagtgagagggttagggaaaatgatttggtaaacagagaagaggtagtgaaagctttgcggaagatgaaagccggcaaggcagcaggtttggatggtattgcagtggaatttattaaaaaagggggtgactgtattgttgactggttggtaaggttatttaatgtatgtatggctcatggtgaggtgcctgaggattggcggaatgcgtgcatagtgccattgtacaaaggcaaaggggataagagtgagtgctcaaattacagaggtataagtttgttgagtattcctggtaaattatatgggagggtattgattgagagggtgaaagcatgtacagagcatcagattggggaagagcagtgtggtttcagaagtggtagaggatgtgtggatcaggtgtttgctttgaagaatgtatgtgagaaacacttagaaaagcaaatggatttgtatgtagcatttatggatctggagaaggcatatgatagagttgatagagatgctctgtggaaggtattaagaatatatggtgtgggaggcaagttgttagaagcagtgaaaagtttttatcgaggatgtaaggcatgtgtacgtgtaggaagagaggaaagtgattggttctcagtgaatgtaggtttgcggcaggggtgtgtgatgtctccatggttgtttaatttgtttatggatggggttgttagggaggtaaatgcaagagttttggaaagaggggcaagtatgaagtctgttggggatgagagagcttgggaagtgagtcagttgttgttcgctgatgatacagcgctggtggctgattcatgtgagaaactgcagaagctggtgactgagtttggtaaagtgtgtggaagaagaaagttaagagtaaatgtgaataagagcaaggttattaggtacagtagggttgagggtcaagtcaattgggaggtgagtttgaatggtgaaaaactggaggaagtgaagtgttttagatatctgggagtggatctgtcagcggatggaaccatggaagcggaagtggatcatagggtgggggagggggcgaaaattttgggagccttgaagaatgtgtggaagtcgagaacattatcccggaaagcaaaaatgggtatgtttgaaggaatagtagttccaacaatgttgtatggttgcgaggcgtgggctatggatagagttgtgcgcaggaggatggatgtgctggaaatgagatgtttgaggacaatgtgtggtgtgaggtggtttgatcgagtaagtaacgtaagggtaagagagatgtgtggaaataaaaagagcgtggttgagagagcagaagagggtgttttgaaatggtttgggcacatggagaggatgagtgaggaaagattgaccaagaggatatatgtgtcggaggtggtgggaacgaggagaagagggagaccaaattggaggtggaaagatggagtgaaaaggattttgtgtgatcggggcctgaacatgcaggagggtgaaaggagggcaaggaaaagagtgaattggagcgatgtggtatacaggggttgacgtgctgtcagtggattgaatcaaggcatgtgaagcgtccggggtaaaccatggaaagctgtgtaggtatgtatatttccgtgtgtggacgtgtgtatgtacatgtgtatgggggggggttgggccatttctttcgtctgt containing:
- the LOC139755702 gene encoding uncharacterized protein, which translates into the protein MTPSTVQAFTSLLLKMKISVMKVLMTVFLVMMMDTCVIQAVGNLRAGRITRADSSIPELGSTLLSSKNLDAAMNSARNGSHKMRTFHLCKDMTCNKYTKICAFAHSD